GAGATTTATGATTGACCTAATTCCTAGTTGCCATTGCTATGTTTTGTTCATATCCATCCATTTTTGCAGTCGTTGGATGCTATAACTTGGAGGACAAGGAATGGATATCAAAACAAGATCCTTATGTTTGTGTCGAATATGGAAGTGCTAAGTATGGGACTAGAACCTGCACTGgtatctttcttttctctatttacGAAAccgattttgaaatttatgttcgGATTTCGttctttaaactaattttttttttggtttagatGGAGGGAAGAATCCTACTTTTCAGGAGAAATTCGTATTTACGCTTATCGAAGGCCTCAAGGAACTGAATGTGGTCGTTTGGAACAGCAACACGATCGTCGCCGATGATCACATCGGAACTGGAAGGTAAATGATCTAAATCTACAATCCCCAAGaaaaaaacattaacttaaTGTTCAAGGAACTGAGTTTGTCTTGCTTGTGTTGCAGGGTTCAACTCCATAAAGTCCTTTCCCAAGGTTTTGATGATTGTACTTGGCCACTTCAAAGCAAATATGGCAGGTTAGCTAAATAGGAAAGCTTGTATAATTCTCTTTTTTAGTAGAATCACATGTGTACTTATctgttttacaatttaaaccTAATCTacgataaatttatttcaaaacagGCATGCTGGGGAAGTGAGGCTCATATTACACTACTCCAATGCCAAAGCCCCAGTAAGTTAATTACCTACTTACCAAGTTCCACATATTTGCAAAATTCCATCAATCCTGAATGTtgaatacatacatatacatatatatatatatattatgtatattatGTTATATGGGTTAATTGTATGATAAGGATTTTAAATTGGTCCCAATCTCCAAAACGTTTTAATTGAGTCTTTAATATATGGGTATCATATCAATTAGGTCTTTTCTACTACTTTAGGCGTTAgatattagttttaatataatatgaagtatatttaaaacatgtggattaaattttaaacagcGTGAACCTATAATATAGACAAATCGGATTTGACatgtttaaaggaaaaaaaaattgctcTCATAAATTTGAATGAcactatttgtttttttttttttctaatacgTTTGATTATGTTGTCCATGCAACgggttttaaatatgttctggACGTCCAATTTTACTGCTATGTTGAAAGAAAGGTCTAATTGATATTGCAATCATACTATAAGGActcaataaaatgttttgaaaattaggtaccaatttagAATGTGGATCATAGTTTGGAACATCTTGTGCAATTgaccttttatatatatatatatataaatacatgcatAGCTGACCAAGTAACCATGGTATTCAAATGTAGCAACCACAAAAATCAAAATGCAAGACAAAATCAATTGAAGAATATGTACCATCTGCACCTTTCAGCCAGGTCTCACCATATGGTTACCCACCAGCACCATCAGCAGCTCCTTACCCAACAATGTCATATGCAGCTCCATCTCATTACAAGTCATGTCCTACAGCAGCCCCTGCTGCTGTAGGTTACCCTCACCATGCCCCTCTTGCACCTTATCCACCACAAACATacccaccaccaccaccacagGCCTCAACTTATTATCCACCAGGTACATTCTTATTGCTGCAtttatacacacacacacacacacatatatatatatatttatatattccatGTTTATCAATTGCTTGATCTGAACTTTTCTGATTGTCGGTGCAGCTCCGACCGGAATCTATCCTCCACCACCCTATTGAGCTATTTCAAGCACATAAAATTACTACATCAATAGAAGGTGCAACAATTCATTGTCCGAGCCATCAATAGAAGAAATTTTCATTGCATTGGATTTGTGATCTGTATTTCACACAACATTATGTCTTTTTTTCTTGATGAATTGGTTTCTTGTAATCTACTCTTCTCTGCGATttctatataataaaaaaaagtggtTCTCTCAAGTTGGTATTTGTAGCATTTTGACAAAGTATCAATAATGGTGACCAACTAGTGGTGAGCAAATAatttatcttattatatatatgcaagTTATGAATCAAAAActtatttaactaaataaaatattattatgttaaaataaataaatttagagtaataaaaactaatttctatttttcaacgagcaattaaatctaaatataagaaaatattattatatttaaattaaattaaatatttaattaattaaagtcaGATAAATATTGATTCGTGTTGAATTACATTTTGGTTGtaatttaaactattcaaatttttatataagtaatattttgttattttaaattatttttacttgaaataattttattattatattaaaattaatataaaaattcaatagatataatcagataaaatattaaattacactttatattcaatttgaaatacatttttgttgtaatttaatttgtttaaatttataaataagtaatattttatctatactattatttaagctaTTGACCGATGGCGTCACGAGTCAATTAGGCTCCAACTCGATtaggaaaattatgaaaatgtcatttcataaaataaattatattatttgagggtattttaattttttaattttaacaatatccAATAAAAACTTTTCATGCGATTGGATTTGGTGTactattaacattaataaaatattaatttgaccactaaatcaaaactttattttaatataatatttacattttaattttattatgcaaactTTATTACCTCaatcaattgtatatttatactATCATTTAAGCCTCtgactgagttggtgtcacgagtcaacTAGATACCAACTCGATAGGAAAATTATAGAAATGTATTTCTgtaattaataatgttgttgatcaagttggtgtcacaagttgACTTGACACTAACTCAAGATTGATGATAGCACCATGATACACCATTGTAGTACATTTGGTATttttaatatgatgtatttacgtgtttaaatttcattttactcacaatttaatccatttttcattttaatatcgtatatatttcattcatatgttattagtttcattatttattgtatgttatttttaaactaacatCAATGCTAGTTTCCACACACATACGTATGTGATAAAATTTCTAGTTATCTTAAATTGTTTTACTCAAAcgtaagaaaataattttattatattaaaacaaaaaattgaataaataaaatccgATACATATTGAACCAAATTGGGTGGTCGGTTGAAATATTAGTCCGAAAATAGGGGTTGTATTGATTGACTCAAGAACCGATACATATTGGTCGAACTaagctaaaaaaatcaattgaatcaattttctctatttttaaaatatattttttatttttattaatttttaataatttatttagtcgAACCAGACGGGCCGATCAAATTAGGAACTAATGACCTAATTAGTTTATGTACCAACTTGGAAAAGCATAGTAGTTTAGGTGCCActtatgacaaaaaaaaagattagtACTATTTGTgggttaaatcaaattttaataattttctccataatttttttatcaatatcaTTATATGTTCTAATCATATCTaatctttttgacacaatgcctaaaactactcatagctcctcccaacccataaatagaaggataatgcgtTTTAACACATTCGAACCCATGTCCTCTTACATTAGCAACAATATCTATGCCAATCAAGTTAGTACTCAATCGGCCcctaacttttaaatataattctaataactctactttaattttgacaacTCTTTTAAAACTTTGACAATATCCATATAACCATATAAAAAAGGACAAGTGGCACACCCACCTcttttttaaaatggttaaattttaattttggtctgtataatatacttaaatttaagatatagtttatatactttaattttaacataattagatccctataattttataatgttattagttaatctaaatagttaatattgttcactatttcaatcaaaatattgAGTCAATTTTTCCTAAGAATACTATTCCAATAGATGATTTTGAATGgttgttttaagaaaaatcctaaTAAGCATTTTCAacgttattttatttacatgaCTAtcaagtattttttaatttcaaaatatcacatcaAATAATTTACAGTAAATTATACaaatggtcactcaactatgcTCGCGTTcctgttttagtcacttaactttaaaagtatttaatttagacACTAAACCTTGTATTCGTCCCTATTTTGATAACCCGTTGTTCAATTGATAACGGAAATAATGACATGACATTTTTCTAACtagtataataacacatttaatcatcaatacttacatattctatcaatttgatcttaattctaaataattcaataaatttaacccttcacgtgtacaaattctatcaatttgatacTCATATTTCCTAACCAATAGAAAGCTTTGACAACATAGGCATTCCAAACCccaaaaagggggaaaaaaactTCTCCAATTGTGCAAATATAACATACTTTACGGGTTTCTTGAGAATTAAACTatacaagattttaatttttgggtcatttaaatttctactttttattgtatttaatgGTTATCCAATTTAATCCACGGCTCAAAGATAGGTTCTttgttgttggaaaaaaatgaaaaataaattatttttttgttaattgattttattttatatgccAAATCATCTATAAAGAAGAACCtcaattttatgttaattattctggattttattgaattaattagtaCCTATTGCTAGATTTTATGTTTCTTAAGCTTAGTTCTTTAGATTTGGATGTTCAGCGGTGATCCAACTATTTGATTTCTGTGTTATTTATTACATGTTATATTTGTacaattggattttttttgggggggggattttacaaatttatagatagctgaaatttttgttaaaaatttgaggaTCAAATCGATAGAACTTATAAATctgaagggttaaatttattgaattattaaaattagaatcaTATTGATAAAATATACAGGTGactatttgtataatttacccaataatttaatagaagattAAAAATAAGAGTGATTAAATTCCATAGGTAATTATCCCAACACAAAGAGTGGATAGAGAAGGATACTAGTTTGACATAATTATGAACAGAGGCATATTAaagaaagcaaaagcaaaagtgcaatttggtaaaaaagaaaacaagccTGCCTGGGATCCACTGTACAAGTGACATaaaaaaaagttggaaaaaagGCTACATAATAAATTCATCTGAAAAGCTAATAACTCAAGTgggacaaagcttcaatgactATTGCAAGCATGAAGGCAAGCAAGTCAACAATGGTGGAAACTGGAAACATGGCCTGAATTCTGTGATCACAATTAACACTTTGGgaaatttccccaaaattttccatcaatttgGAAATATACAGAAGTATAATCACGGGTAAAAGTATCGAGACCTTTGTATTAAGAGTAGGGTTGTATTTTACCCTCTCTCAtaaaaaaataggcaaattaaCTCTTGtacgttaaatcaaagagcaaactaatctttctgttaaaaattccatctaATTTTTTACTGCTAAAATTTGATCTCTATATGTACACATAACACGTCAGGTGTAACTGTCTAATTACtctattaattagtttttaacagTGGAAAtagatgaatttaaaaaaaaaacaatttactctttgatttaatatacAAGAGCTAATTTGCCCGTAAAGCggacaaaatacaatttgattCTAGTATGAGAGCCCCACATGCACGCAGACATTCATATACAAACAAAGATATATAACAAATTTGCAACTGATATATTAGTTATTATTCCCTTATACCCTGTTGCAGCCTGAAGGATAATGTTACagcaaatactaaaaatatcgTCATGAAGCAAGCAAGTTATGGGGCAAAATGCTAAACTGACATTCTGATTTAGCTATAACATACAAAAGGATAACTAGTTAAACGTACCTCGGATTCAGTGGTGGAAACGGCAACAAAACAACTAAAACAAGCACCACGTAAGGAGTTGAAGACCTCCCCACCTGGTTAAATTGGAACTTCAATTGTGAAGTTCCGATTGGCatgctttgctttgcttttgATGTGTATTTTTTCCTGTAGGTGAGAAGACAGAGATACAATATAACCCAGACAAAATCAAGATAATTGCAATATGTCCAAGCTAGATTTATACAAGCACAGCTAAAACCAGAAACTGTCAACAATTTCAGAAACAAAGTACGTGTCCCGatcaatagaaacaaaatataaatacattacATGCTTTatagaattgataaaagaagTTCTAGGAAAAAGATGGATGAGTTAACTATTCAAAGATTCACAAACAGCTCAACGAATGGTACTAATGCAGTTTCTAACCAATTACAATCGGATAGAAAGTATTCACAAACATAAACCATGAAAAAATGCCCCACAAAAAAAACTAATAGCAGTTATCATGTTTGAATGATTCAACATGTCATAGATATATCTGgattcatttcatatataaattgaCTAAAAACAGAGAACTTCTATCACtattttacttatatttaacTATTTGATGCATAAAACTGCAGTCGAGTGGTTCCAATACAAACAAACATCCTATCTAATGAGCAAATGTATCCCATTCAGTATGCATAAAAAGAACAGGAAGCAATATACTGCACAAATCCAACTAATGTATCGATAATTGATCATATACGGAGAAAAAAGATTTGAGCGAGCTTGCTAAATAACAGaaatataggaaaataaaagagaacCTATCACTTAGATGAAGATTGAATTCTAAAGGCCATCAACAGCACAacgtatttttaaaaaatacacaGAAACAGAATCAGATACTACAATACACTATAATGTAACCAGCTCAAGACCCAGAGTGTTTTTCCCACTATTTTCATTGCAACTTCACGTCGTCCATCCAAGTTAACTCCGGGAACTGCCGTTACTACTTGCCAACCTCCTCAAAGTGCAAGCCATGAAACTCCTCCCACCCAAAATCCCTGAAAGCTTAAAGGATGTTGAACGAGCTGTGCTGCTTGAAGCAATGCCTGGAGCTCCAATTTGACCAGCCACAACAGGAGGAATTCCATCTCCATTATCTTGTACCACACCATCATTGGCAGTCACATCTAAATGTTCCCCCATATCCAAATTAACCGAGAGTGAACCTCTATTTGCTCTTAACCAATCAGCCCCTTCCGGAGTTACTCCTCTACATTTCTTCACCTTCACTTTAACCAAATTAGGGCAACCACTAGCAAGGGCTCCCATTCCATGATCTGATATGGGGCAACTCTTAATACAAAGCTTCTTTAAAGCTATACATTTCAAAGCAATACAACAAATCTCGGCATCACCAACTGTATCACTACCACATAGAGCTAACCGTTCCAAATTCTGACAATTCGAAGCTAACATTTCCAAACTCAGTTTTGTCGGATTAACACCAATAAGAACTAATTCTTGTAAATTAGAACAAGATTTCGCAACAGCGATTAATCCATGGTCACCTATTCGATTTGCTTTCCATCCATCAATATGAAGCTTCCTTAACAATTTGCATTTCTCTGCAACAGCTCCTAGTCCGGCATTTGTACACACCGGAGTCTTAACAAGGTGAAGAATTTCTAAGTTTAAACTGTTTGATATAGCCTCGAGACCGACATCGCTGACTTGAATCCTCTCCATATGTATCTCTATAATACTCGTGACCTGATCCATTATAAGAGGAAAAGCTTATCCCAATCACCAGAGCATCTAAAAAGTTTCAAAGATCTCAGATTCCTTGCACCAATAATAAGCGGACCAAAACATTGTCCGTTATAAAGCTCCTTTAAGCAAATCGTTTTCAACGATGCCGCCGCCAGC
This genomic stretch from Gossypium raimondii isolate GPD5lz chromosome 6, ASM2569854v1, whole genome shotgun sequence harbors:
- the LOC105773238 gene encoding LOW QUALITY PROTEIN: putative F-box/LRR-repeat protein 8 (The sequence of the model RefSeq protein was modified relative to this genomic sequence to represent the inferred CDS: inserted 1 base in 1 codon) → MGQSVSSAKLTARRDCNHSQRSYSKSAVLISPMKTEEAEVIDELSDFISDLPDECLACVFQSLTPADRKRCSLVCRRWLRIEGQSRHRLSLNAQSDLHPLIPSIFSRFDAVTKLALKCDRRSVGIGDEALASISERCRNLTRLKLRACRDLTDAGMLAFAKNCRGLKKLSCGSCTFGAKGMNAVLDNCPALEELSVKRLRGIIDGSAAEPIGPGLAAASLKTICLKELYNGQCFGPLIIGARNLRSLKLFRCSGDWDKLFXLIMDQVTSIIEIHMERIQVSDVGLEAISNSLNLEILHLVKTPVCTNAGLGAVAEKCKLLRKLHIDGWKANRIGDHGLIAVAKSCSNLQELVLIGVNPTKLSLEMLASNCQNLERLALCGSDTVGDAEICCIALKCIALKKLCIKSCPISDHGMGALASGCPNLVKVKVKKCRGVTPEGADWLRANRGSLSVNLDMGEHLDVTANDGVVQDNGDGIPPVVAGQIGAPGIASSSTARSTSFKLSGILGGRSFMACTLRRLASSNGSSRS
- the LOC105772320 gene encoding elicitor-responsive protein 3, translating into MSIQGLPFEVTVVGCYNLEDKEWISKQDPYVCVEYGSAKYGTRTCTDGGKNPTFQEKFVFTLIEGLKELNVVVWNSNTIVADDHIGTGRVQLHKVLSQGFDDCTWPLQSKYGRHAGEVRLILHYSNAKAPQPQKSKCKTKSIEEYVPSAPFSQVSPYGYPPAPSAAPYPTMSYAAPSHYKSCPTAAPAAVGYPHHAPLAPYPPQTYPPPPPQASTYYPPAPTGIYPPPPY